One segment of Streptomyces sp. NBC_00576 DNA contains the following:
- a CDS encoding RsiG family protein gives MSTPSTGRPHTAARPPDQRTGTGTDGTVTAVAASATSIGSLLAAAPPGHDLTVLRLSELRALRRDAQRDEADLSYVRRLLQGRIDILRAELARRGPTSVVAVGEGSVVERLSEILTDAPARQRSSARHVTLGTPHSEEYGRLAAEMLAEVELSDLDARTDVELTAAMGRLVRYEQQVSLRRQGLQRTADDCSGEIARRYRVGEAQVEDLLI, from the coding sequence ATGAGCACACCGAGTACCGGGCGGCCTCATACGGCCGCCCGGCCGCCCGATCAGCGCACCGGCACCGGCACCGACGGTACGGTCACTGCGGTCGCTGCTTCGGCTACTTCGATCGGTTCGTTGCTGGCCGCCGCTCCACCCGGGCACGACCTCACCGTGCTGCGGCTGTCCGAGCTGCGCGCCCTGCGCCGGGACGCCCAGCGGGACGAGGCCGACCTCAGTTACGTACGACGGCTGCTGCAGGGGCGCATCGACATCCTGCGGGCGGAACTGGCGCGGCGCGGGCCCACGTCCGTGGTCGCCGTGGGGGAGGGGTCGGTCGTCGAGCGGCTGTCGGAGATCCTGACGGACGCGCCGGCGCGGCAGCGGTCGTCGGCGCGGCACGTGACGCTGGGGACACCGCACAGCGAGGAGTACGGGCGGCTGGCGGCGGAGATGCTCGCCGAGGTCGAGCTGTCGGACCTGGACGCGCGTACGGATGTGGAGCTGACGGCGGCGATGGGGCGGCTTGTGCGGTACGAGCAGCAGGTTTCGCTGCGGCGGCAGGGGTTGCAGCGGACGGCGGACGACTGCAGCGGGGAGATCGCCCGGCGGTACCGGGTGGGCGAGGCGCAGGTGGAGGACCTGTTGATCTGA
- the dtd gene encoding D-aminoacyl-tRNA deacylase: MRAVVQRVDGASVVVDGEVTGEIAGEGLCVLVGVTHEDTKEKAAQLARKLWSIRMLTDEKSCSDIDAPLLVISQFTLYGDARKGRRPTWNAAAPGDVAEPLVDEVVAQLRSLGATVATGRFGAQMRVSLTNDGPFTVLVEM; this comes from the coding sequence ATGCGTGCAGTGGTGCAGAGAGTGGACGGCGCGAGTGTCGTCGTGGACGGCGAGGTGACCGGAGAGATCGCGGGCGAGGGCCTGTGCGTCCTCGTCGGGGTCACGCACGAGGACACGAAGGAGAAGGCGGCCCAACTGGCCCGCAAACTCTGGTCGATCCGCATGCTGACGGACGAGAAGTCGTGCTCCGACATCGACGCCCCGCTGCTCGTCATCAGCCAGTTCACGCTGTACGGCGACGCCCGCAAGGGCCGCCGCCCCACCTGGAACGCGGCAGCCCCCGGCGACGTCGCCGAACCGCTCGTCGACGAGGTGGTCGCCCAACTCCGTTCCCTGGGCGCGACGGTGGCGACGGGCCGCTTCGGCGCCCAGATGCGGGTCTCCCTGACGAACGACGGCCCGTTCACGGTACTCGTGGAGATGTAG
- the ygfZ gene encoding CAF17-like 4Fe-4S cluster assembly/insertion protein YgfZ, with product MKSPLLSLPGAVPAEGVDEGVAAHYGELFREQRALAEGTGFVDLSHRGVIAVTGDDRLSWLHLLLTQHVSDLPVGQATEALVLSAHGHIEHALYLVDDGTTTWAHVEPGTQEALIAYLESMKFFYRVEVADRTDEFAVVHLPAGAIAEVPEGVVVRETAYGRDLFLPRAELESYAEKAGPAAGLLAYEALRVEQHRPRLGFETDHRTIPHELGWIGTAVHLQKGCYRGQETVARVQNLGKPPRRLVFLHLDGSEVHLPPPGTEIRLADDGPDGRKIGVITTSVRHHELGPVALALVKRNVAVDARLVADTTAAAQEVVVEP from the coding sequence ATGAAGAGCCCTCTGCTGTCCCTGCCCGGCGCCGTTCCCGCCGAAGGCGTGGACGAAGGCGTCGCCGCCCACTACGGCGAACTGTTCCGCGAACAGCGTGCCCTCGCCGAGGGCACCGGCTTCGTCGACCTCTCCCACCGCGGCGTGATCGCCGTCACCGGCGACGACCGGCTGAGCTGGCTGCACCTGCTGCTCACCCAGCACGTCAGCGACCTGCCCGTGGGTCAGGCCACCGAGGCACTGGTGCTGTCCGCGCACGGCCACATCGAACACGCGCTGTACCTGGTCGACGACGGCACCACCACCTGGGCGCATGTGGAGCCGGGGACCCAGGAGGCGCTGATCGCCTACCTGGAGTCGATGAAGTTCTTCTACCGCGTCGAAGTCGCCGACCGGACGGACGAGTTCGCGGTCGTCCATCTTCCCGCGGGGGCCATCGCGGAGGTGCCTGAGGGCGTCGTCGTACGCGAGACCGCGTACGGGCGTGACCTCTTCCTGCCCCGCGCCGAGCTGGAGTCGTACGCCGAGAAGGCCGGGCCGGCGGCGGGGCTGCTGGCGTACGAGGCGCTGCGGGTCGAGCAGCACCGGCCGCGCCTCGGGTTCGAGACCGACCACCGGACGATCCCGCACGAGCTGGGCTGGATCGGCACGGCGGTGCATCTGCAGAAGGGCTGCTACCGGGGGCAGGAGACGGTCGCCCGGGTCCAGAACCTGGGCAAGCCGCCGCGCCGGCTCGTGTTCCTGCACCTGGACGGCAGCGAGGTCCACCTGCCGCCGCCCGGCACGGAGATCCGGCTCGCCGACGACGGGCCCGACGGGCGGAAGATCGGCGTCATCACGACGTCCGTACGGCATCACGAGCTGGGTCCGGTCGCGCTCGCGCTGGTGAAGCGGAACGTGGCGGTGGACGCGCGGCTGGTCGCCGATACGACGGCGGCCGCGCAGGAGGTCGTGGTCGAGCCGTAG
- a CDS encoding Fur family transcriptional regulator — protein MVGTDWKSDLRQRGYRLTPQRQLVLEAVDTLEHATPDDILVEVRKTASGVNISTVYRTLELLEELALVSHAHLGHGAPTYHLADRHHHIHLVCRDCENVIETDVSVAADFTAKLREDFGFETDMKHFAIFGRCKDCSLKASTGKASTTES, from the coding sequence GTGGTAGGCACCGATTGGAAGAGCGACCTCAGGCAGCGCGGTTACCGGCTGACCCCGCAACGCCAGCTTGTCCTCGAAGCTGTGGACACCCTTGAGCACGCGACCCCCGACGACATCCTCGTGGAAGTGAGGAAGACGGCGTCGGGGGTCAACATTTCCACGGTCTACCGGACCCTGGAGCTGCTGGAGGAACTGGCGCTGGTCAGTCACGCCCATCTCGGACACGGCGCACCGACGTACCACCTCGCCGACCGGCACCACCACATCCACCTGGTCTGCCGCGACTGCGAGAACGTGATCGAGACGGATGTCTCCGTCGCCGCGGACTTCACCGCGAAGCTTCGCGAGGACTTCGGGTTCGAGACCGACATGAAGCACTTCGCGATCTTCGGCCGCTGCAAGGACTGCTCGCTGAAGGCCTCGACCGGCAAGGCTTCAACTACCGAGTCGTAG
- a CDS encoding restriction endonuclease subunit S, with protein sequence MNDATGGPGPLPAGWQRLALKELCSFQVGPAVKGEDRTDSHAGVRLVLPRDVVHQRITPAESVGVVPEKARTLRKYRLVLGDVLLIRTGTVGRCAMVTGEQEGWLYHANLVRLRLQDPNLSMAAYLTGYLSAGFAQGWIHQRSASAVIPSVSARELGELPVFVPPPEEQESIGATLAVLDEKVRVHTEIARATGEYRALLADLLMTGALSPGA encoded by the coding sequence GTGAACGACGCAACCGGCGGCCCGGGGCCCCTGCCCGCAGGCTGGCAACGCCTCGCTCTGAAGGAACTCTGCTCCTTCCAGGTGGGGCCGGCCGTCAAAGGGGAGGATCGTACGGACTCGCACGCTGGCGTGCGACTCGTGCTGCCCCGGGACGTCGTCCACCAGCGGATCACGCCCGCCGAGAGCGTCGGGGTCGTCCCCGAAAAGGCGCGCACGCTGCGCAAGTACCGGCTCGTCCTGGGCGATGTACTCCTCATCCGGACCGGGACCGTCGGCCGGTGCGCCATGGTCACCGGGGAACAGGAGGGTTGGCTGTACCACGCGAACCTGGTCAGGCTTCGGCTCCAGGACCCAAACCTGTCCATGGCGGCCTATCTGACCGGATATCTGAGCGCGGGATTCGCACAGGGCTGGATCCACCAGCGGTCGGCCAGCGCGGTGATCCCGTCGGTGAGCGCCCGTGAGCTGGGTGAGCTGCCCGTGTTCGTGCCCCCGCCAGAGGAACAAGAGTCCATTGGCGCCACGCTTGCCGTGCTCGACGAGAAGGTCCGCGTCCACACGGAAATCGCCCGGGCGACCGGCGAGTACCGGGCGCTGCTCGCCGATCTGCTGATGACGGGTGCGCTGTCGCCCGGGGCGTGA
- a CDS encoding N-6 DNA methylase, with translation MSDFGEVRVSRSDIARLAGVKRPAVTNWERRHADFPAPVEGGDLDRFRADQVLEWLSGRTIPSSALEPGELTGTTYGDRFRAGLSGRRSGSLLSAVEQLAARDAERLRGRLRMSEYLYVLLSLVFIQIREPDRWSAHFVKDPETAMRRLVPGEESYGQVPLPEVVRILDSNPPGSPGESRQAFDRLLEFLRSTGAGAAEEFYTPRSVSRVMARALAAQGSAKRLHDPFVRTGELLSAYLDAVAEQGGGVPESVTGRADSFEAMQLAEMNIDLHGAQRPRVLPGSKYPARSDDFGDLPGPFDAVITNPPFGSVGQSPYYKPRYWRYGESRSGEFDWLQYVVSRLAPEGRAAVLMPAGAASRGSAERRTRASMIEDGVVECVMSLPARLFELTAVQTHIWFLRAPRGRPEQVLFVDGSDLGSMATRTRRALADEDVDRLVLAYTSWRESGHGVQPGLSRAVGFAEIAAQDHRLEPALYVREELPSPGAVDAVAAARNRLAELSEELERLHEQAKTIDRLADVRLRRYGL, from the coding sequence TTGAGTGACTTCGGCGAGGTGCGCGTCTCGCGCTCCGACATCGCCCGGCTGGCCGGCGTGAAGCGCCCCGCCGTCACCAACTGGGAGCGGCGCCACGCGGACTTCCCCGCCCCCGTCGAAGGCGGCGACCTTGACAGGTTCCGCGCCGACCAGGTCCTGGAGTGGCTGTCCGGCCGTACGATCCCGTCCAGCGCTCTGGAGCCGGGCGAGCTCACAGGGACGACGTACGGCGACCGTTTCCGGGCGGGCCTGAGCGGGCGTCGGTCGGGGAGTTTGCTGTCGGCCGTGGAACAACTGGCCGCACGGGACGCGGAGCGGCTGCGTGGCCGGCTGCGCATGTCCGAATACCTGTACGTGTTGCTGTCCCTGGTCTTCATCCAGATCCGGGAGCCGGACCGGTGGTCGGCGCACTTCGTCAAGGACCCGGAGACCGCCATGAGGCGTCTGGTGCCGGGTGAGGAGAGTTACGGCCAGGTGCCGCTGCCCGAGGTCGTTCGGATTCTGGACAGCAATCCGCCCGGATCCCCGGGCGAGAGCCGCCAGGCCTTCGACCGCCTTCTCGAGTTCCTGCGCAGCACGGGCGCGGGAGCGGCCGAGGAGTTCTACACGCCCCGGTCGGTGAGCCGGGTCATGGCGAGGGCCCTGGCCGCTCAGGGTTCCGCGAAGCGGTTGCACGACCCCTTTGTCCGTACGGGGGAGCTGCTGTCCGCGTACCTGGACGCGGTCGCGGAACAGGGCGGCGGGGTGCCGGAGTCCGTCACCGGCCGCGCGGACAGCTTCGAGGCCATGCAACTCGCCGAGATGAACATCGACCTCCACGGCGCGCAACGCCCCCGTGTCCTCCCCGGATCCAAGTACCCCGCGCGGAGCGACGACTTCGGTGACCTGCCTGGCCCGTTCGACGCGGTGATCACCAATCCGCCCTTCGGCAGCGTGGGCCAGTCGCCGTATTACAAGCCGAGATACTGGCGCTACGGCGAATCCCGTTCCGGGGAGTTCGACTGGCTCCAGTACGTCGTCTCCCGCCTCGCCCCCGAAGGCCGCGCCGCCGTTCTCATGCCCGCAGGCGCCGCCTCCCGCGGCAGCGCCGAGCGGCGGACGAGGGCCTCGATGATCGAGGACGGCGTCGTCGAGTGCGTGATGTCCCTGCCGGCGCGGCTCTTCGAACTGACCGCGGTCCAGACGCACATCTGGTTCCTTCGCGCCCCTCGCGGCCGCCCGGAGCAGGTCCTCTTCGTGGACGGGTCGGATCTGGGCAGCATGGCCACCCGGACACGCCGCGCGCTGGCGGACGAGGATGTGGACCGGCTGGTGCTGGCGTACACGTCGTGGCGCGAGTCCGGACACGGTGTCCAGCCGGGACTCAGCCGGGCGGTGGGGTTCGCGGAGATCGCGGCACAGGACCACCGACTGGAACCGGCGCTCTACGTACGTGAAGAACTGCCCTCGCCGGGCGCCGTTGACGCTGTGGCCGCGGCGCGGAACCGTCTGGCGGAGCTGTCAGAGGAACTCGAGAGGCTGCACGAGCAAGCGAAGACAATCGACCGCCTCGCAGATGTGCGGCTGAGGAGGTACGGCCTGTGA
- a CDS encoding FABP family protein has translation MIEIPSDLHKDLLPFVFLLGNWAGAGVYDFPGDEKCNFGQEVTFTHDGRDFLEYHSHSWVLDADGNKVRPLESESGYWRIDADRKVEVVMVRQDGVVEVWYGELAAKKPQIDIVTDAVARTAASGPYSGGKRLYGYVNSDLMWVGEKQTPDVELRPYMSAQLKKVVTPEDVERWAKALPDDMPDDGIAFFK, from the coding sequence ATGATCGAGATCCCGTCCGACCTTCACAAGGACCTCCTGCCCTTCGTCTTCCTGCTCGGCAACTGGGCAGGCGCCGGTGTGTACGACTTCCCCGGCGACGAGAAGTGCAACTTCGGGCAGGAGGTCACCTTCACGCACGACGGACGTGACTTCCTGGAGTACCACTCCCACTCCTGGGTGCTGGACGCCGACGGCAACAAGGTCAGGCCCCTGGAGTCCGAGTCCGGCTACTGGCGCATCGACGCCGACCGCAAGGTCGAGGTCGTCATGGTGCGCCAGGACGGTGTCGTCGAGGTCTGGTACGGCGAGCTGGCCGCCAAGAAGCCGCAGATCGACATCGTGACCGACGCCGTGGCGCGGACGGCGGCCTCGGGGCCATACAGCGGCGGCAAGCGGCTGTACGGGTACGTGAACAGCGACCTGATGTGGGTCGGCGAGAAGCAGACCCCGGACGTCGAGCTGCGCCCGTACATGTCGGCGCAGCTGAAGAAGGTCGTCACCCCGGAGGACGTCGAACGCTGGGCGAAGGCCCTGCCGGACGATATGCCGGACGACGGGATCGCCTTCTTCAAGTAA
- a CDS encoding DsrE family protein, translated as MAKKLVIKVTAGADAPERCSQAFTVAAVAVASGVEVSLWLTGESAWFALPGRAAEFELPHAAPLPDLIDSVLSAGRLTLCTQCAARRDITEKDVIEGVRIAGAQVFVQEAMADGTQALVY; from the coding sequence ATGGCGAAGAAGCTCGTGATCAAGGTGACGGCGGGGGCCGACGCCCCCGAGCGCTGCTCTCAGGCGTTCACTGTCGCGGCGGTGGCCGTGGCCAGTGGGGTCGAGGTGTCCCTGTGGCTGACCGGGGAGTCGGCGTGGTTCGCGCTGCCGGGGCGGGCCGCCGAGTTCGAGCTGCCGCACGCCGCGCCGCTGCCCGACCTGATCGACTCGGTCCTCTCGGCCGGGCGTCTCACCCTCTGCACCCAGTGCGCGGCCCGGCGGGACATCACCGAGAAGGACGTCATCGAGGGCGTACGGATCGCGGGCGCGCAGGTCTTCGTCCAGGAGGCGATGGCGGACGGGACACAGGCGCTCGTCTACTGA
- a CDS encoding VOC family protein produces MGRTRVSTVVLDAHDAHELAGFYRRLLGYEIRREEPDWVLIGPPPGTEGVSLAFETERAYVPPVWPGRDPGDQQMMLHLDIEVDDLAAETERAVAEGARLAEYQPQDDVRVLLDPAGHPFCLWVETPE; encoded by the coding sequence GTGGGGCGTACGAGAGTGTCCACCGTCGTGCTCGACGCGCATGACGCGCACGAACTGGCCGGCTTCTACCGCCGCCTCCTCGGCTACGAGATCCGCCGCGAGGAACCCGACTGGGTCCTGATCGGCCCGCCACCCGGCACCGAGGGCGTCTCCCTCGCCTTCGAGACGGAGCGCGCGTATGTCCCGCCGGTCTGGCCCGGCCGCGACCCCGGCGACCAGCAGATGATGCTCCACCTGGACATCGAGGTCGACGACCTCGCCGCCGAAACCGAGCGGGCCGTGGCAGAGGGCGCGAGACTCGCCGAGTACCAGCCCCAGGACGACGTACGAGTCCTGCTGGACCCGGCGGGCCACCCGTTCTGTCTGTGGGTGGAGACGCCGGAGTAG
- a CDS encoding DUF3099 domain-containing protein, which yields MYARRRHAYFAMMGTCIGLFVLACAVVRLWSVPVAVGMCVVAMVIPPLAAMVANRRGPDDRWWDDPSGDPKSDEWWDELDGKRRRQQ from the coding sequence ATGTACGCGCGACGGCGCCACGCCTACTTCGCCATGATGGGAACGTGCATCGGACTCTTCGTCCTCGCCTGCGCGGTCGTACGCCTCTGGTCGGTGCCGGTGGCGGTCGGTATGTGTGTGGTGGCGATGGTGATCCCGCCCCTGGCGGCGATGGTCGCCAACCGCCGGGGCCCGGACGACCGCTGGTGGGACGACCCGTCCGGCGACCCGAAGTCCGACGAGTGGTGGGACGAGCTGGACGGCAAGAGACGGCGGCAGCAGTAG
- a CDS encoding DUF1416 domain-containing protein has translation MCGAKAGGPDASTIKPGETTIQGQVTRDGEPVVGYVRLLDSTGEFTAEVPTSATGQFRFYAAEGTWTVRALVPGGTADRTVVAQTGGLSEVAIAV, from the coding sequence ATGTGTGGAGCGAAGGCCGGCGGCCCGGACGCCTCGACGATCAAGCCCGGTGAGACCACGATCCAGGGTCAGGTGACCCGCGACGGCGAGCCGGTGGTCGGATACGTCCGCCTCCTCGACTCGACCGGCGAGTTCACCGCCGAGGTCCCGACCTCGGCGACCGGACAGTTCCGCTTCTACGCGGCCGAGGGCACCTGGACCGTCCGTGCCCTCGTCCCGGGCGGCACGGCGGACCGTACGGTCGTCGCCCAGACGGGCGGCCTCTCGGAGGTCGCGATCGCCGTCTGA
- a CDS encoding sulfurtransferase yields MSRSDVLVDADWVEANLDNADIAIVEVDEDTSAYEKNHIRNAIRIDWTKDLQDPVRRDFIDEEGFEKLLSAKGIGNDTLVVLYGGNNNWFASYAYWYFKLYGHDSVKLLDGGRKKWELDARELVEEVPERAATDYKAKPQNKSIRAFRDDVVAAIGSQNLVDVRSPDEFSGKLLAPAHLPQEQSQRPGHVPSARNIPWSKNANDDGTFKSDDELKELYADEQVDLAKDTIAYCRIGERSALTWFVLHELLGVENVKNYDGSWTEYGSLVGVPIELGANK; encoded by the coding sequence ATGAGCCGCAGCGACGTCCTGGTCGATGCCGACTGGGTCGAGGCCAACCTCGACAATGCCGACATCGCCATCGTCGAGGTGGACGAGGACACGTCCGCCTACGAGAAGAACCACATCCGCAACGCCATCCGGATCGACTGGACCAAGGATCTTCAGGACCCGGTCCGCCGCGACTTCATCGACGAGGAGGGCTTCGAGAAGCTCCTCTCGGCGAAGGGCATCGGCAACGACACCCTCGTGGTCCTCTACGGCGGCAACAACAACTGGTTCGCCTCGTACGCCTACTGGTACTTCAAGCTGTACGGCCACGACAGCGTCAAGCTGCTCGACGGCGGCCGCAAGAAGTGGGAATTGGACGCCCGCGAGCTGGTCGAGGAGGTCCCCGAGCGGGCCGCCACCGACTACAAGGCCAAGCCGCAGAACAAGTCGATCCGCGCCTTCCGCGACGACGTCGTGGCGGCCATCGGCTCGCAGAACCTGGTCGACGTCCGCTCGCCCGACGAGTTCAGCGGCAAGCTGCTCGCCCCCGCCCACCTCCCGCAGGAGCAGTCGCAGCGCCCGGGCCACGTCCCGTCCGCCCGCAACATCCCGTGGTCGAAGAACGCCAACGACGACGGCACCTTCAAGTCGGACGACGAGCTCAAGGAGCTCTACGCCGACGAGCAGGTCGACCTCGCCAAGGACACCATCGCGTACTGCCGTATCGGTGAGCGTTCCGCGCTCACCTGGTTCGTCCTGCACGAGCTGCTCGGCGTGGAGAACGTCAAGAACTACGACGGCTCCTGGACCGAGTACGGCTCCCTGGTCGGCGTTCCGATCGAGCTCGGCGCCAACAAGTAA
- a CDS encoding Ms5788A family Cys-rich leader peptide, which yields MQRQADLTKRRAVDLCRVAAMLCRPF from the coding sequence ATGCAGCGACAGGCGGACCTCACGAAGCGGCGGGCAGTAGACCTGTGCCGCGTCGCCGCCATGCTCTGTCGCCCTTTCTGA
- a CDS encoding LmeA family phospholipid-binding protein, giving the protein MRALRILLIVAVILGGLFVIADRVAVGFAEDEVADRLRTSEGLATTPDVSINGFPFLTQVAGGELDDVKVGIKDYEAATGTSGQNIRIDDLNAQMRDVEFTGDYSSATAATATGSATITYAELLKAAKSTESGPVEVIPGVTATVVGLSDGGNGKIKVEVEATVAGKKLAQPVSVLSTVTVDGDTVKVKADSLPNLGIDLADGRMRAVTDFEQKIEGLPGGIKLDSVEAAKTGVDITVKGSNVSLAG; this is encoded by the coding sequence ATGCGTGCACTCCGAATACTCCTCATCGTCGCCGTGATCCTCGGCGGACTCTTCGTGATCGCCGACCGCGTCGCCGTCGGATTCGCGGAGGACGAGGTCGCGGACCGCCTCAGGACCAGCGAGGGTCTGGCCACCACCCCGGACGTGTCGATCAACGGCTTCCCCTTCCTCACCCAGGTCGCCGGCGGCGAACTGGACGACGTCAAGGTCGGCATCAAGGACTACGAGGCCGCCACCGGAACCTCGGGCCAGAACATCCGCATCGACGACCTGAACGCCCAGATGCGCGACGTCGAGTTCACCGGCGACTACAGCTCCGCCACCGCGGCCACCGCCACCGGCAGCGCGACCATCACGTACGCCGAGCTGCTGAAGGCGGCCAAGTCGACCGAGTCGGGGCCCGTGGAAGTGATCCCGGGTGTGACCGCCACGGTCGTGGGCCTGTCGGACGGCGGCAACGGCAAGATCAAGGTCGAGGTCGAGGCAACGGTGGCCGGCAAGAAGCTGGCGCAGCCGGTGTCCGTCCTCAGTACGGTCACGGTCGACGGCGACACGGTGAAGGTGAAGGCGGACTCCCTGCCCAACCTGGGCATCGACCTCGCCGACGGCAGGATGCGCGCGGTGACGGACTTCGAACAGAAGATCGAGGGCCTGCCCGGCGGCATCAAGCTGGACTCGGTCGAGGCGGCGAAGACCGGTGTGGACATCACGGTGAAGGGTTCGAACGTCAGCCTGGCGGGGTAG
- a CDS encoding MoaD/ThiS family protein, whose amino-acid sequence MPKVTVRYWAAAKAAAGVAEEPYDAATLAEALDEVRERHPGELVRVLRRCSFLIDGDPVGTREHETVRLAEGGTVEVLPPFAGG is encoded by the coding sequence ATGCCAAAGGTCACGGTGCGCTACTGGGCCGCCGCGAAGGCCGCGGCCGGGGTCGCCGAGGAGCCGTACGACGCGGCCACCCTCGCGGAGGCGCTCGACGAGGTCCGCGAGCGACACCCCGGCGAACTCGTCCGCGTCCTGCGCCGATGCTCGTTCCTCATCGACGGTGACCCCGTGGGCACCCGCGAACATGAGACGGTACGGCTGGCCGAGGGCGGCACGGTCGAGGTGCTCCCGCCGTTCGCAGGAGGGTGA
- a CDS encoding alpha/beta hydrolase, which produces MCTGPAGDVTRSFVVPNSETAGRTPLRRFLTTDDGVTIDAVYEPGGVVYDASAPPSDHLAFVVAHGFTGDVDRPHVRRVAEAFAQYGAVLTFSFRGHGASGGRSTVGDREVLDLAAAVRWARDLGHTRVATVGFSMGGSVVLRHAALYGPQRGGRTGAASDVVVSVSAPARWYYRGTAPMRRVHWLITRPEGRLVGRYGLRTRIHHRDWDPVPLSPVEAVPRIAPTPLLIVHGDRDGYFPVDHPRMLAAAAGDAGELWLEPGMGHAEHAAGDELLRRIGDWAVARAG; this is translated from the coding sequence ATGTGCACTGGTCCGGCAGGTGATGTGACGCGATCTTTCGTCGTCCCGAACTCTGAGACGGCCGGTCGCACCCCTCTGAGGAGGTTTCTGACCACCGACGACGGGGTGACGATCGATGCCGTATACGAGCCGGGAGGCGTTGTATACGACGCCTCGGCGCCACCTTCCGATCATCTGGCGTTCGTCGTCGCGCACGGTTTTACGGGGGATGTGGACCGGCCGCACGTTCGACGGGTGGCGGAGGCGTTCGCGCAGTACGGGGCCGTGCTGACGTTCTCCTTCCGGGGGCACGGGGCGTCGGGCGGACGCTCGACGGTCGGCGACCGGGAGGTCCTCGATCTGGCCGCCGCGGTCCGCTGGGCACGTGACCTCGGGCACACCCGGGTCGCCACGGTCGGCTTCTCGATGGGTGGCTCGGTGGTCCTGCGGCACGCGGCCCTTTACGGACCGCAGCGCGGGGGGCGCACGGGGGCGGCGTCGGACGTGGTGGTTTCGGTGAGTGCGCCGGCCCGTTGGTACTACCGGGGTACGGCCCCCATGCGGCGCGTGCACTGGCTGATCACCCGTCCCGAGGGCCGCCTGGTGGGCCGCTACGGACTCCGGACGCGGATCCACCACCGGGACTGGGACCCGGTGCCGCTGTCTCCGGTGGAGGCTGTACCGCGGATAGCACCGACCCCGCTGCTGATCGTGCACGGCGACCGGGACGGCTACTTCCCGGTGGACCATCCCCGAATGCTCGCGGCAGCGGCCGGCGACGCGGGCGAACTGTGGCTGGAGCCGGGGATGGGGCATGCGGAGCATGCGGCGGGCGATGAGCTGTTGCGCCGTATCGGGGACTGGGCTGTCGCACGCGCGGGCTAG
- a CDS encoding response regulator transcription factor: MSSLLLLTNALQPSTEVLPALGLLLHNVRVAPAEGPALVDTPGADVILIDGRRDLPQVRSLCQLLRSTGPGCPLILVVTEGGLAAVTADWGIDDVLLDTAGPAEVEARLRLAMGRQQIVNDDSPMEIRNGDLSVDEATYSAKLKGRVLDLTFKEFELLKYLAQHPGRVFTRAQLLQEVWGYDYFGGTRTVDVHVRRLRAKLGPEHESLIGTVRNVGYRFVTPEKGERATDEAKAKAALAKSDDAGVTGDTAALDAVAESSEVTAEA; the protein is encoded by the coding sequence ATGAGTTCACTTCTCCTCCTGACCAATGCCCTCCAGCCGTCGACGGAGGTACTCCCCGCTCTCGGCCTGCTGCTGCACAACGTGCGCGTGGCTCCGGCTGAGGGACCCGCTCTCGTCGACACCCCAGGTGCCGACGTCATCCTGATCGACGGCCGACGCGATCTGCCTCAGGTGCGCAGCCTGTGCCAGCTCCTTCGCTCCACCGGGCCCGGCTGTCCTCTCATCCTCGTCGTCACCGAGGGCGGCCTCGCGGCCGTCACCGCCGACTGGGGTATCGACGACGTTCTGCTGGACACCGCCGGTCCGGCGGAGGTGGAGGCTCGTCTCCGCCTGGCCATGGGCCGGCAGCAGATCGTCAACGACGACTCCCCCATGGAGATCCGCAACGGCGACCTCTCGGTCGACGAGGCGACGTACAGCGCGAAGCTGAAGGGCCGGGTCCTCGACCTCACCTTCAAGGAGTTCGAGCTCCTGAAGTACCTCGCCCAGCACCCGGGCCGCGTCTTCACGCGCGCGCAGCTCCTCCAGGAGGTCTGGGGCTACGACTACTTCGGTGGCACCCGTACGGTCGACGTGCACGTACGTCGGCTGCGCGCGAAGCTCGGCCCCGAGCACGAGTCGCTGATCGGGACCGTCCGGAACGTCGGTTATCGATTCGTTACGCCGGAGAAGGGCGAGCGCGCGACCGACGAGGCGAAGGCCAAGGCCGCCCTCGCGAAGTCGGACGATGCGGGCGTTACGGGCGATACGGCGGCCCTGGACGCCGTCGCGGAGTCCTCCGAGGTCACCGCCGAGGCGTGA